The genomic region GTTGAGCGGCTGTTCTTTGCTTTGGTGCAATATCCTTGACCAGGGTATAACCGCCGGCAAACATAATGCCTGAAAAAAAGGCCAGAACCAAGACAAATTGAGCTAGTTTCTTCCACCCTGTCATTTCTATCTACCTCTCCATAAATAGATGTAAACACAGTCCCTTTCTCTTAAAGGGAAAAACCCCCGTTGAGGGGGTTATTGGGTTTATTTACCAACACCAACCGTAATATCCGCCGCCCATCATGCCAGGGCCCATACCATAGTAGCCGTTGCCCATCATGGGGCCATTACCATTCTGTTGCATATAATCTTTCATGCTGTCAATTTGCTGCTTCCATGCCTTTGCTTGTTCCTCTGTGATATACCCGTATGACAGCATCTGATCTACCTGGGCCTTACGCCATTCAAACATCTGGTTGAAATAGTCCTGAGCCTGTTGAGTATAAGAATCTTGGGCCTGTGTCTGGTCGGTACTGGTTCCCGCCGCGAAAGCCCCAGGAACCAGCATGGCCAGCATGGCCATTACAACTAACCCTAGTACAACTAACTTCTTTTTCATTTAAAATTCCTCCCCCTTGTTTTGATTTATGTAATCACTTCCTATGCTTTTACTATAACAGTATATTTTTACAGGAATGTCACAGGAATTTAAACTTTTTGTGATAATCAAGAAATTTTATCCAATTATTTGTATAACCAGCTAATTATTAGAAGGTGACCCACAAAAAATAAAATACGTTTACGGATAACTGAATACAGGGGGTGATCTTTTGTTCGGTGCCCAAACAAACAATTTCTTATTGTTGGCTCAAAAAGGTGACCCGTATGCCCGTAGTATCCTGCTGGCAAGCAATAAAAATTTCGTCAAAAAAACGGCCTCGCAGATTTGTAACAGGGTTTTACACTGGCATGTAGATGAGGAACTGGATGTAGCCCTGAACGCCTTTGATGATGCCATTGACAGTTTTTCAAAGTCGAAGGAAGACAATTTTTTCTATTACGCGGAAAAAATAATCTATTTGCGTTTATATCAGCATTTAGAAAGAGAAGACACGCCAGGCGAACATGCCAGTCAGCTAAACTTGAAAAATCAGCCTTCTCTAACGGGTAAGCCGGATGCCTGGGACAGACAAAAATGGATATACCTGTTATGTGAAAACCACAAGGAGGTTTTGGAAGCATACGGCGTTTCCCATGAAGACCTCCTGGGGCGTGAGCAGAAAGACTGCGGGCTGGTAGTACAGTTAAAAGTTAAAATCCATGCGGCACGGGAAGCGCTGAGAAAACACTGGGAATCCTTTAAAGAAGAAATTGGTTAGTGCCGCCTTTCTTAAATAAGCTACAATTTCTTGTAGCTACACAGATGCAAAAAGCACCCGGGAACCAGCGGTTTTCCAGGTGCTTTTCTTTACATCTTTTTTCTACATATCCTAGCGAGACAGTTGTTCTTTCATTCTTTTGTATTCTTCCTCGGTGATTTCGTTTTTGGCGTAACGGGTACCCAGTACCTCCAGGGCCGCCGACGACCCGTAGCCAGGTGATCTCTTAACCACCTTCAAGAGACCGTAGATTATCAACCCTACAATAACAATCGGAACCAACATGGACAGGATCATGCCAACCCATCCGCCAACACCGGACATCATGCCCATACCAGGCCAACCCATGCCATAACCACCACACCACATACTGTTTACCCCTTTCTGATGTTTTTTGTATTTCCTTTACTAATTGTACCCACTCTTTGTTACAGCCCCGTTACAGGTTTTTAACATTTTTGTGATATTTAGCCAATTACCTTAACTAAACAACAGGCTCCTTGCGAAATCTGTGATAGAGAATATGCATTACCAGTGTCCCATCGACCTGCTTCTCCAGCCGTTACCGTTATCGTACCACTCATAGTTTGGCTGATAGTCCGGCGGTACAGCAATCATAGGCCCGCAATCCCAGCCGGGGTAATAACCTGGACCTGGTTGATACATGGTGTTCGGCTGGGTATTTTGTGCCGGTTGTGAGGTTAAGCCGGGCTGCGAAGCATCCTGTACCTGCTGCTGAGGTGCATTTTGCACCTGCTGTGGAGGTTGTGCAGTAGTTGTAGGCTGCCCGTTTGTGGCAGCGGGTGGTGTCGCCCCATTATCAACTGCCGAGGGATTATCATTTAATTGAGTAGCCTCTGTACTACTGCTGTTATTATTAATAGCCGGTATTGCATCGTTGGGCGACAATAACTCTTCCTGTTGCTGCGTAGTCTGGTTCTTCTGACCGTTTTCACCCGTTATAAACTTATAAGGATCTGCGAGGACATTAGTCAGGGGCAGGACCAGGGCAAGGATGAGTATAATGCCCAGCGCAATGAGTGCTATGTTCTTCTTTGACCACATCACATTTCTCTCTTCCCCTCGTATTTTTATCCCCATTCTAACCCACTAACTTCACAGGATTGTTACAAGTTTTTAACATTTTTGTCACATAAGCGTTATGTCACAAAAAGTTTACATTGCTGTGACAATGGCGACAAATTCAGACGTTAAACTAGAGAAAAGGATTGACCCGGCATCAATATATTAGCCAGCACTTTTGTCTGCTGAAAACATGTAAGCGGAGTGATTTATTTGAGCGATACAGTTTTACAACTCGTTACGTTAGCTCAACAAGGGGACGACCAGGTCCGGGAGGAATTAATTTATCAGTGCAAGCCTTTTATTCAAAAGGTCTGTTTTCATATTTGTAAGAGAAACCTGACCTGGGAAAACGATGACGAGTTAAGCATTGCCCTGCTGGCCTTTAACGAAGCCATCAACTCTTACAGTTCGGAGAAGACAGCCAGCTTTCAGACCTTTGCCCGTCAGATTATTCATCAAAGGTTGGTGGATTTTTTCCGCCGGGAGGGACGTCACCAGCATTTGCCCTTTTCAAGTTTTTCCGAGGAAGAAGAAACTGAGCTAAGTTTGGCCGAATGTTCCCAGTCCTTAGAAAATTACAAGTTAAAGACAGAGCAAGAAGAATTGGCCGAGATGATGATTGAGTTTGAGCAACGGCTGCAGGAATTTGGCACCTCGCTGGAAGAGCTGGCAGATGTTTGCCCAAAACATAGAGATACCAGGGAAAAATTATTACAAGTTGCCAGAATCTTAACAGACAATGAAACTATGCTTGCCTCCTTTCATAAAACC from Desulfotomaculum nigrificans DSM 574 harbors:
- a CDS encoding DUF2680 domain-containing protein encodes the protein MKKKLVVLGLVVMAMLAMLVPGAFAAGTSTDQTQAQDSYTQQAQDYFNQMFEWRKAQVDQMLSYGYITEEQAKAWKQQIDSMKDYMQQNGNGPMMGNGYYGMGPGMMGGGYYGWCW
- a CDS encoding SHOCT domain-containing protein, with the translated sequence MWCGGYGMGWPGMGMMSGVGGWVGMILSMLVPIVIVGLIIYGLLKVVKRSPGYGSSAALEVLGTRYAKNEITEEEYKRMKEQLSR
- the sigI gene encoding RNA polymerase sigma-I factor, giving the protein MSDTVLQLVTLAQQGDDQVREELIYQCKPFIQKVCFHICKRNLTWENDDELSIALLAFNEAINSYSSEKTASFQTFARQIIHQRLVDFFRREGRHQHLPFSSFSEEEETELSLAECSQSLENYKLKTEQEELAEMMIEFEQRLQEFGTSLEELADVCPKHRDTREKLLQVARILTDNETMLASFHKTKRIPAKDLEESAKVSRRVLENGRKYIVALVIILSEARFSAFKSFAGLDR